ACATTTTGATTGCAGTTAATATCACCGAGATGCGTTTCCCTGAGCTTTTTTGAAATGGATAAATCccactgctaatcatttctatagcactattataTTTAcacagtatatgcaggtactttctctatgcctagagggatcacaatctaagtttttgtacctggggcaataaaggacttaagtgacttgcccaaggttataaagagctgcagtgggaactgaacccaggccaCCAGGATCCaagcccaaccattaggctactccctgacacctccacccccccccccccccccaccacatccTCTCTACTGCCAACAGCACCAACTTTTCCAGTGCATTATAGCCACTCAGTTTGCTCCGCTTCAATTTATAAACTGCAATAAATACAGATGGAGCCAGGAAGCCCCTTAGTGACCAGAGCACTTGGGGGGTAGCAGTGAGAGGGGAGGAGAGCGTTCCTGCACCATGGAACATAAGAAATTCACAGCTGCCACACTCCGTGCATGGCTTCTCTAGGGTACCAGGATAGAGGGAAAGTATTTACGAGCTCATTTTCTTCTTCAGGCTCAGAACAGATATCTCTCTTGTTAAATCTCTGATCAGCAGTCTAGGAATGTACAGGAAGATGCAGCCAAGAGGTCAACAAATCAGAGTTTAATAAATTATTGACCTGTTTGTTCATTTCTCTATCTTTTCTACAACCCACTCCCCTggccccctcctttccccttcagatTCACTCTTGTGCGTCTACCTGTTAAATCTGTTTCTTGAAAAAAGAAGGTTAGAAGCAATCTGCTTCTGAAACTCAAATATGTTGAACATAACCTTCTGACATATGGTGTTAACAGAAACCCAGATTAAATTGGGTGAATCTAGCTTTGAGTGTATTTATTTGAGAATCAGAGAATGATGTtctgatccattttttttttttttttagagattcGGGTTTATGGATCTCTCTCAGCAGTCCCAGaactttctttcattcttttcttttaattgaaATTTCAAATATACAGACtcaacaaaagatgaacactaTCAAGTACTTTCCTTAGAttgctcctgagtctatccccttttaatTTCACTTTATGCTCTCTCATTCCACAGGTTCttttttcagttgaaagaaattggtctcctctgcatttatgccacagagatatttaaatgactctatcatatctcctctttcccacctttctcccactctgctgctccccagtatctctccacactcgtccttccctacaccccttcccgtgcactccgctccatggataaatccttcttatctgttcccttctccactactgccaactccagacttcgcgccttctgtctcgctgcaccctacgcctggaataaacttcctgagcccctgcgtcttgccccatccttggccacctttaaatctagactgaaagcccacctctttaacattgcttttgactcgtaaccacttgcctccacctaccctcctctcttccttcccattcacattaattgatttgatttgcttactttatttattttttgtctattagattgtaagctctttgagcagggactgtctttcttctatgtttgtgcagcactgcgtatgccttgtagcgctatagaaatgctaaatagtagcagtagtagtagtaggtctattGAGGTCTATTAAGTCCGTCCCTATACaatttatgacgaagaccactgaccattttagtagctgccctcctGGACTAACTCTATCCTGTTCATatcttttgaaggtgcggtcttcagaattgtacacagtactccaaatggggcctcaccagagacctatacaagggcactatcacttcctttttccttctggccattcttcttcctgtgcacccaagcatccttctggcttttgctgtcagcatttctggccaccttaaggtcatcagatacaatcgCCCCCAAGTCATGCTTTTCTTTCATGCATAGAAGTACTTGACCCCCTATaccaaacagatctcatgcatattcattgtggaaatcttgaaaacctggaaAAATGGGCTCAACTTTTAAACTAAGGttgaacaaggaaaaaacaaaatcaatGATAATTTCCTGTCCCTACTGACTCGTTCGCTACCAAAGCTTCTCACTAAATCAAACTAGCTACCTCCCAGATAATAACCTAAAATTCTGGGTATCACAATCAACCAATAACTCACCTTTGAAGGGCATATATCACGGGTGGCAAAAGAGATTTTCAGCACATACTGGAAGCTAAGAAGGATCAGAAACCTACTCTCGATGAAATCATTCCGCCTGGTGGTACAATCATTTACTGTATCCCAGATCAACTACTGCAATGGACTAACTAtgtgcaggctgcaaagagcaaagtctgaaaaaactccaaacagctcacaaCACCACAGCAAGACTAATTCACAGAGCCAAATACCAAAGAGCCACCCCACTACTTCGTGCCTTACACTGGCTACCCATAAAAGCCAGAATAGCCTTTAAACTCGCAACGCTCGACTACTCCATCTTATAGGGTCTAGCACCAGAATATATGCACAACCTCATTGATCTCCCACTAAAAAACGCAGTGAAAGGTGCTAGGCACTTTGACCTCCTCCATCTGCCCAACTGCAGAGGAATAACCtacaagtccattttcagcataAATTTCCCTTTCCTGGCCACCAAACTCTGGAACACGCTTTCAACAGATGTAAGATGGTTGCCTGACTATCTCTGATTCCAAAAACGTCTGAAGGCTCACCCATAAACAAAATTTCTGATAGAGAATGGTTAATCAATTTGCTCCTAATCTTCACTTCCTCTATTAACTAATGTGCCTCCTCACACACTTCTCTCTCATATCCTTTCTACATCCTCTCTTAGCACTACTTAAACCACATAGACTCACACCATCTTCTGTATAATTCTCATAATATTATGCAAGACACACCAGATGAAAACCATCTTTTATATTAATTTtgtagtactatgtaagccacattgacatGACTTTGTTGTAGTGTGTGgcatataaatacaaataaattgaAATGTTTCCCCATTAATGTTTGGGCATCTTTGTTTGTAAGTTGCATCGAACCTTTTTAGGGATTCTGTGACTAACCAAGCTCCGTGTTAGAATGGATTAGATTAGATGTCCTGTCACTCAGTCATTAGAGTTTTCCTCAGTGAGGGGCAGAAGTGTCCACATACATCTACCCTAGGTAACCCATCACTGAGTCCAGTGAGATGCAGCAAGAACTCCTGTTTCCATGAGCATCAGACATCCAGATGTGGAAACTGAGCTAGGACCTGTCAGCAAAGATCAATGACTCCTGATAACACACTTGAGGGGAACATATAAAGGTTCAACAGGTCTGCGACTGGCACAGAACAAAGAGCAATACCTGGCAGAAAGAATCAAAAGACAAAGGAGCCAATTCTCAGGCGACTAACTTCTGCACACTGTAAGTAtctgtaatctttttttttttttgtcttccctACCGTGACTCTGTTAGTCACCAAGTCTGTGAtttgtaaatgacagcagaagacTGAGGAggtattttactaaagtgtgttaaaagTTTTTGTTCTTAATGCACCCTAACAGCAAAATTCAGCACGCAGTAGGTGCAAAGGCTGCATGCTAATTGTTGGGGGCATGCCCAGAACAGCCTCTGAATTAACGCATGGACATGCGAATTAACATGTGTAGAACCTGGTCGCAATTAGCACAGCTGCACTCAGCACCTCATATTGAGAAAGCAGTAAGTAAAGCTGCACCAACAGCACAAATGGAAGGTAGCATGCATTAATTACCGTGTGCCCATTCTCTACCCATTACCTAGTTCTTGCTCCCTAACACAATACGCACTAATGCAtgaattagcatgcacaaacCTTCATGCCACTGTGGTAGCTATAGCACTTCTGCGATAGTGGTTAAACACATCTTAATTTGCAAATTAGCAGTTGAATGCTCTAAGGACATCTaaattggtccatctagccttcCCACTTGACATTTGCAACCCACCACTAacttttccttctcttccttcctggtATAAATTGGGGTGCCAATTTATTGCCAATAACCTAGTATAAATTGgggtgccaggatttataccatctGAAATCCTCGCAGCTATATTAGGTGTGGATCTCCtatattctgtaatactgcatgcatctttagtgaacacaaCTGACCAGTaacgtaccaagggcagggcgatgGGGGCAGTCCACTCTGGGTGCATGTAGTAAGGAGGTGCACAGAGCAATCGCGAGCTGACAGCCACTCAACTGCTCCgcgcacccccttgctaggaggaagggtggtgggggtgatgAGCTGGGGGGGTGCAGCAAtgacccaccccaggtggcaaccaagctaggtacgccactgcccctgacccacccatgcagcTCCCATGGTCACGCTCacaagaatttacgtgcacatttTAAAGACCAGCGCCTAGCAAGATGTACATGTAAATttgaattgttgccaattagcaccaataattgattgctagtgcCCAATTActggcgctgattggctcattagtcaattaaattgaatgtgcaaattggacatgcgcccaaatttgcgcacacaattttgagtgctatttatagaattggggggataGTGCATTACAAAAAATGATTTAGGATGCCaagtttccccctccccccccaagtggTGGAAAGAGACATATACTCTACCATATAGAAGAGCATACATGAATGGTACTTTATAAATCATGGCGACTATATTTAAGATGCTGAGTCCTTCTAGGTTGGACAGAAATAACCTcttctctctgcttctccctACCTCAGGTCTCAGTATGGTCTCCCAGAAGGTAGCAGCTCTTCTTCTGGTTGTGTATGTAATGGTGCTGCTGGTGGAGCGTTCCGAGGGATACATCTCCTTTGTATCTCATAATGATGCCACAAAGATGAAAGTAAGGAGGAAGTGACAATTAAACCTTAGTACCAAATGGGCAAGTGAGAGCCTGGGAGAACAGATAAACGGGATTGAGAGAGGAGTGGGGTAGAATTAGGGAGAGGGTGAAGAAGTTAGGGAATAGGGGTCAGGTTAGACAGAGTGGGATACAGATGACAAGCCACAATTTAACATTTGGGAGAATGGACTAAAGAATGGCTTGAAGTTAAGATTGGGTTTAAGGACTGGATTAGGGATAATCAAGTCAAATCAATGTTCTAGAGCCAGTAGGACAGCCCTTAGTTGGTAAGGCAGTTCCACGGGTGCTGTGATAGCCATAGAAAGAGCATCCTTAGTGACTCTCTTCCAATACAGTCAGTCCTGAATAGCTGCAGTAAAATCATCCATGCAGAGGTGAAGCCATTTTGTTTTAGCTCTGATTTGCCTGTGCCAGGTCTTTCTTAGGGTTAGTGAGAGGAATAAGAATTATGTTGAGGGTTATATTATAATATATTCTTGTTTTACTCCACGCTGTATGACTTTTTGTTGAAAGTTGCTGACTATAAGACTTTGTGTTAAATTACATTATAAAAAATGGATTAGGTCTAGGGGAATTGTGCTAGGATTAGAATTGATAGAatacactttaatattcccttatctcttgtttgtctgtcctaattagattgtaagctctgtcgagcagggactgtctcttcatgttcaagtatacagcgctgcgtacatctagtagcgctatagaaatgctaagtagtaatagtagtatggccattcctattaaagCAGAACACAGATCCCAGGAATAGACtattggtcagtgcagtggattgtagagaaggggactcagtCCCATATCCCACACTGACTGGTATACTTgtagtggaatgtgtgagcccaggctccaaaaaacactaaatacctactgtacctacatataggtgacatctgcaggataagggctactgtagtggtgtacagtttggtacagtaggattttggtggattttggagggctccccatacaatataagggggtaactattagattgtaagctctttgagcagggactgtttttcctctatgtttgtgcagcgctgcatatgccttgtagcgctatagaaatgctaaatagtagtagtagtagtagtagtagtagtaatatataactgggacttttatgtgaagtccactacagtgcctcctagggtgtcccactgctctgctgggatgtctgtgtgaccagtgtactaagaatgctgcccccgtccccaccccatacATCAAACCGGCTTGTTTTAGTGCGTTTTCCCCTTGGATTTGTTTTCCCCGAAAACtgtcaaaaaaagatggatgcactaagcacaaaaaggtctagcaagtggccatttttgaaacaaaaaattggatgtttttctggtttgaaaatggccatgttcgttACTGGATTTtttgactttcttttttttttttttgcaaaacatccatattgaaaatgcccctctatacatCTGCTCTTCTCTTTTAATATTCATCCACGACTCAAATCTCCACCAACCAATTTCTGGCCTTACATCTTCAACTTACTATCACTGCTACACCAGTTTATCTTCAATTTATGCTGTACCATAAGCTTTTacaaacagattttttttaaacttcttttaaattgctttgtattttttttttttttagttacatttgtaccccgtgctttcccactcatggcaggctcaatgcagcttacatggggcaatggagggttaagtgcagtatgtcagactcacagaaacagaagcctgcgcagccttctacatggaatgttggacactagcaacattccatgtagaatctcaaatagtagtaacagaatctccaatagtagcaacattccatgtagaatctccaatagtatttattttaccctgcactttcccactcatggcaggctcaatgtggcttacatggggcaatggagggttaagtaacttgcccagattcacaaggagctgcctgtgcctgaagtgggaatcaaactcagttcctcagttccccaggaccaaagtccaccaccctaaccactaggccactcctcctgcccttgtttttgtgcgttttcccCTGTTATCATTTGAGTATTCAATGGCAATTGATTCCATAATACAGGACCACCAACTGGAAAAAGAACAGCTGCGAGTTACTTCATAGTGTACTTTCCTTAATAATGGTATGTGCACATGAACAGGGGTTTCAGATCTTAAAGAACGATTGGCTTATCTGTTTTCTGCACTGTAGTACTTGACACGTTTCTGCATAAAGTTTCTTGCAATTTTTTGTGGCTCCAGGACAGAGAGAGGAACAGGGTTCTGAAGAAATCAGTGAACTTACAGCCACGCTCAGAAGAGGAGGGTTACATGAACATCATGGACTATGATAACAGGGATGAGGCAGAAATCATCAAGGTACAAATTTCTCcactactatcacccccaccccccaaaacaaaacaaacaaaaaaaacaaggcaCAGATCATTGATGCGTGGATATGTAATAGGGATGTGCAGTCGTTTCAAATGAAAATGAGAGGAAGAAACCCAAAATTTCCTGGTTTTTTTATGTGTTGTTAATAGGGtgccctcttttaccaaacctcaCCTTAGATCACTGAACATCACTGAAGGCCCCTAGGTTCATGGCCCCAAAAACATCGCTGGTGGCCCGAGTTGGCCCCACCAGACCAATCTACACAGTGTGGGGTCAAAATGGAAGcatggaggcaggagtgagtacGTATTGCTGCTGCCTCCCAACTTAGAGGTGTGCAGAGAGAGGGATCAGGTAGGTAggaccaccagggacattttttttttttggggggggggggggggtaagagagtTCAGTGGGTCCCAGTGTAGTCTGTAGGAGCTAGGTGAGGAGGACCACCAGAGAAAATCTTCAGGGTGGAGTGTGAGAAGTCATAGTCTAAGGGCCACAAGCCACTAAGGACATTTGTGggacgttgggggggggggggaggtgcgaaGAGTCATGGGTGTTTGAAGCACCCAGGGAGATCAGGGAGTCGAAGGTGGTGAAAGAGTAAAGAGCAGGTTGGGTCTGTGCTAGTGTCATGTGGGTTTGCACAAGACCAGCATAGACCTGGGTTCCTACGCATCCAGTGTGTTCTATTTGCATACTATTTGGTTACTGCAgtgtttatgcttatgtttattaaatTGCTCGATATAACGCAACTACCAACAAAGGAACTTAGCTGTTCACAATTAAAACTGAAATTATAACAAAgaacaaataacagaaaaggaacgCCATTATTAAGAGCAAAAGGTCagttaaataaaataacaaagtTTAAAAACACACATCATTACTTCAGGGACAGGGTGCAGCTCGTGGCTGATCTGGCTCCAGTGTTATACCGAATGGGGGTGTTAGGATGCATTAAAAGAGCAATTTTATAAACAAGGTACTAAGATGTAAACattcagaatactagcatatatggcTGGTATTAAGTatgggtcagtggcgtagctacgggttgGCCttagtgggcacaggcccaccctgtTTGACACACCAAAAAGGTTCAGCGGCGGCCACctcattctcttctctcccatcccca
The sequence above is a segment of the Microcaecilia unicolor chromosome 12, aMicUni1.1, whole genome shotgun sequence genome. Coding sequences within it:
- the MLN gene encoding promotilin; amino-acid sequence: MACEKECHSPKLDPRFLPRRHQPHEAAAEEVAQPGFNRSATGTEQRAIPGRKNQKTKEPILRRLTSAHCLSMVSQKVAALLLVVYVMVLLVERSEGYISFVSHNDATKMKDRERNRVLKKSVNLQPRSEEEGYMNIMDYDNRDEAEIIKLTAPVESGMRVDSKQLQKYQLLLEMLLNEKIPEAQKAD